A single genomic interval of Acidovorax sp. 1608163 harbors:
- a CDS encoding FAD-dependent monooxygenase — MKKQVLIAGGGIGGMAAALAASRAGWDVRMYERVAAFSEVGAGVQLGPNVVRCLQAWGLQKALQQVAAFPDKLQVRSALSGQELGTLALGRTAVQRYGAAYATIHRADLHALLHEGVQRYTDAQLHQGLAIESFVDASTTAQSVPGAETVVTVRTSQGKEIEGDALIGADGLWSRTRTQLLGYQTPRVTGHLAYRALVPQSALPPSLRTRQVTAWLGPRLHMVQYPVRRGELQNLVVIVQGPAPANLETWDHDANARDLEDALLGTSTALQHAVHSVEAAGSGWRLWPLCDRPPVRNPDEMAQGLVALLGDAAHPMRPYLAQGAGMAIEDAAQLESALSMHDLDVPLRLRRYAVNRWQRNARVQARSTRNGRIFHATGPVRWGRDWSLKLLGERVLDVPWLYRGDVGDASR, encoded by the coding sequence ATGAAAAAGCAGGTATTGATTGCAGGAGGCGGCATTGGCGGCATGGCTGCGGCACTGGCCGCGTCGCGCGCAGGGTGGGACGTGCGCATGTACGAGCGCGTGGCGGCGTTCTCTGAGGTGGGCGCAGGCGTGCAACTGGGGCCCAACGTGGTGCGCTGCCTGCAGGCCTGGGGCCTGCAAAAGGCCTTGCAGCAAGTCGCGGCCTTCCCCGACAAACTGCAGGTGCGCAGCGCCCTCAGCGGGCAAGAGCTGGGCACGCTGGCGCTGGGCCGCACGGCGGTGCAGCGCTACGGAGCAGCCTACGCCACCATCCACCGCGCCGACCTGCATGCCCTGCTGCACGAGGGCGTGCAGCGCTACACCGACGCCCAACTGCACCAGGGCCTGGCCATCGAATCCTTTGTGGATGCCAGCACCACCGCCCAAAGCGTGCCAGGGGCCGAGACCGTGGTGACGGTGCGCACCAGCCAGGGCAAAGAGATCGAGGGTGACGCCCTGATTGGCGCCGACGGCCTGTGGAGCCGCACCCGCACCCAGCTGCTGGGCTACCAAACCCCCCGGGTGACGGGGCACTTGGCCTACCGCGCCCTGGTGCCTCAAAGCGCGCTGCCACCCTCTTTGCGCACGCGCCAGGTCACCGCCTGGCTGGGCCCGCGCCTGCACATGGTGCAGTACCCCGTGCGCCGGGGCGAGCTGCAAAACCTGGTGGTCATCGTGCAAGGCCCCGCCCCCGCCAACCTGGAAACCTGGGACCACGACGCCAACGCCCGCGACCTGGAAGATGCCCTGCTCGGTACCAGCACCGCACTGCAGCACGCCGTGCACAGCGTAGAGGCCGCAGGCAGCGGCTGGCGCCTGTGGCCCCTGTGTGACCGGCCCCCCGTGCGCAACCCCGACGAGATGGCCCAGGGCCTGGTGGCACTGCTGGGCGACGCAGCCCACCCCATGCGCCCCTACTTGGCGCAGGGTGCAGGCATGGCGATTGAAGACGCCGCCCAGCTCGAAAGCGCCTTGTCCATGCACGACCTGGACGTGCCGCTGCGCCTGCGCCGCTACGCCGTCAACCGCTGGCAGCGCAATGCAAGGGTGCAAGCCCGCTCCACGCGCAACGGACGCATCTTTCACGCCACCGGCCCGGTGCGCTGGGGGCGCGACTGGTCGCTCAAGCTGCTGGGCGAACGGGTGCTGGATGTGCCCTGGCTGTACCGGGGCGATGTGGGTGATGCCAGTCGTTAA
- a CDS encoding bifunctional diguanylate cyclase/phosphodiesterase, which yields MTAAVLWIDEDVAHAQAAQALLATTLPDCRVVHGTCAADAAGALASQAWRAVVLCLPPTATDVAGPLALCAGHPVLLCVAPAQEALAARGFRCGLGDYVLRAQVPLDADGAAAHAHLPELLQRLAALLQQPALPLGPEQPQALGQLQRQRLALQATLGRMSQGIFKTGPDGRVHIYNQRVLELLDLPESLMTTQPTLAQVTQVQAQRGDFGDGYSLVDARGQAYVAQGAVAASPALYWRATRDGRTLEVRTTAVDDGGLVRTFADVSDYVRVEAELRESEARFRSLSDLSSDWYWETDARGCFVQLAGDLSINGITQADVLGRTRWELGALNMNEADWATHRAVLVSKQPFRDLELQRRRPDGTLHWISVSGVPLLDGQGALRGYRGVGRDITERKGVESQIERLAFYDALTGLPNRRLLVDRMQRALKTVARRPVHGALLFIDLDNFKDLNDTQGHDQGDELLVQVAQRLQGCVRATDTVARFGGDEFVVLVEDLNTEAAQASAEAALVASYIITTLGKPYAMGPLGDTSYHSTPSIGIALFGPHQPCSVDELLKHADLAMYQAKAAGRNTQRFFDPEMQAAARARSALEADLRRGLQQQEMRLYFQPVVDCSGQLQGAEALVRWYHPQRGVVAPAEFIGMAEQTGLILPLGQWVLEAACQQLVAWSRTRLTRALFLSVNVSVRQFRQADFVEQLLQVLEQTGANPERLKLELTESLLLADVEDVIARMQQLRERGVGFSLDDFGTGYSSLSYLKRLPLDQLKIDQGFVRDVLTDPNDAAIVRTILALANSLDLGVVAEGVETQGQLEFLKQHGCPAFQGYLFGRPMPVAVLEAALVPAGVEA from the coding sequence ATGACCGCAGCGGTGCTCTGGATTGACGAGGATGTGGCACACGCGCAGGCAGCCCAGGCGCTGCTGGCCACCACGCTGCCCGATTGCCGGGTCGTGCACGGCACTTGCGCGGCTGATGCGGCGGGGGCGTTGGCCTCGCAGGCGTGGCGTGCTGTGGTGCTGTGCCTGCCACCCACGGCCACCGATGTGGCCGGGCCGCTGGCGCTGTGCGCCGGGCACCCCGTGCTGCTGTGTGTGGCCCCGGCGCAAGAGGCGCTGGCCGCGCGGGGCTTTCGCTGTGGGCTGGGTGATTACGTGCTGCGCGCGCAGGTGCCTCTGGACGCGGATGGCGCGGCGGCCCATGCGCACCTGCCCGAGTTGCTGCAGCGGCTGGCCGCGCTGTTGCAGCAGCCCGCCTTGCCCCTGGGGCCAGAGCAGCCCCAGGCGCTGGGGCAATTGCAGCGGCAGCGTCTGGCGCTGCAGGCCACGCTGGGGCGCATGAGCCAAGGCATCTTCAAGACCGGGCCCGACGGCCGTGTGCACATCTACAACCAGCGCGTGCTGGAGTTGCTGGACCTGCCCGAATCGCTCATGACCACCCAGCCCACGCTGGCGCAGGTGACGCAGGTGCAGGCGCAGCGCGGTGATTTTGGCGATGGCTATTCGCTGGTGGATGCGCGCGGGCAGGCGTACGTGGCCCAGGGGGCTGTCGCGGCATCGCCCGCCCTGTACTGGCGCGCCACCCGCGATGGCCGCACGCTGGAAGTGCGCACCACGGCGGTGGACGATGGCGGCCTGGTCCGCACCTTTGCCGATGTGAGCGACTATGTGCGCGTGGAGGCCGAGCTGCGCGAGAGCGAGGCGCGCTTTCGCTCGCTCAGCGATCTGTCGTCAGACTGGTATTGGGAGACCGATGCCCGAGGGTGCTTTGTGCAACTGGCGGGCGACTTGAGCATCAACGGCATCACCCAGGCAGACGTGCTGGGCCGCACCCGCTGGGAGCTGGGCGCGCTGAACATGAACGAGGCCGACTGGGCTACCCACCGTGCCGTGCTGGTATCCAAACAGCCCTTTCGCGACCTGGAACTGCAGCGCAGGCGGCCTGACGGCACCTTGCACTGGATCAGCGTGAGCGGCGTGCCCTTGCTGGACGGGCAGGGCGCTCTGCGGGGCTATCGCGGCGTGGGCCGCGACATCACCGAGCGCAAGGGCGTGGAAAGCCAGATTGAGCGCCTGGCGTTTTACGACGCCCTGACCGGCCTGCCCAACCGCAGGTTGCTGGTAGACCGGATGCAGCGTGCGCTCAAGACCGTGGCGCGGCGGCCTGTGCACGGTGCCTTGCTGTTCATTGACCTGGACAACTTCAAGGACCTGAACGACACCCAGGGCCATGACCAGGGCGACGAGCTGCTGGTGCAGGTGGCGCAGCGCCTGCAAGGCTGCGTGCGCGCCACCGACACCGTGGCGCGTTTTGGGGGCGACGAGTTTGTGGTGCTGGTGGAAGACTTGAACACGGAGGCCGCTCAGGCCAGTGCCGAAGCCGCCCTGGTGGCCAGCTACATCATCACCACGCTGGGCAAGCCCTATGCCATGGGGCCTTTGGGCGACACCAGCTACCACAGCACGCCCAGCATTGGCATTGCGCTGTTTGGTCCGCACCAGCCCTGCTCGGTGGACGAGTTGCTCAAACATGCCGACCTGGCCATGTACCAGGCCAAGGCCGCTGGCCGCAACACCCAGCGCTTTTTCGACCCCGAGATGCAGGCCGCCGCCCGCGCCCGCTCGGCGCTAGAGGCCGATCTGCGCCGGGGCCTGCAGCAGCAGGAGATGCGGCTGTACTTTCAGCCCGTGGTGGACTGCAGCGGCCAACTGCAGGGAGCCGAGGCTCTGGTGCGCTGGTACCACCCACAGCGCGGCGTGGTGGCCCCGGCCGAGTTCATCGGCATGGCCGAGCAGACCGGGCTGATCCTGCCGCTGGGCCAGTGGGTGCTGGAGGCCGCCTGCCAGCAACTGGTGGCCTGGTCGCGCACACGGCTCACGCGGGCGCTGTTCCTGTCGGTCAACGTGAGCGTGCGGCAGTTTCGGCAGGCCGATTTTGTGGAGCAACTGCTGCAGGTGCTGGAGCAGACCGGCGCCAACCCCGAGCGCTTGAAGCTGGAGCTGACCGAGAGCCTGCTGCTGGCCGATGTGGAGGACGTGATCGCCCGCATGCAGCAGCTGCGCGAGCGGGGCGTGGGCTTCTCGCTGGACGACTTTGGCACGGGCTACTCGTCGCTGAGCTACCTCAAGCGCCTTCCGCTCGATCAGCTCAAGATCGACCAGGGCTTTGTGCGCGACGTGCTCACCGACCCCAACGACGCGGCCATCGTGCGCACGATTTTGGCGCTGGCCAACAGCCTGGATTTGGGCGTGGTGGCCGAAGGGGTGGAGACGCAGGGCCAGCTTGAATTCCTCAAACAGCACGGCTGCCCGGCGTTTCAAGGCTATTTGTTTGGCCGCCCCATGCCTGTTGCGGTGTTGGAGGCCGCGCTGGTGCCCGCGGGCGTTGAAGCGTAA
- a CDS encoding EAL domain-containing protein: MRSLSRRSLAGAFASDSPAVTVVLVVAALVLLLPPLSVLLGGEGHALHGVEPLMELASVLLGLLVVSVSLNVLDPREQGRSNVLVVGFGLAAVCNFLHGAVAHSPEGHLAAGSADVSLWMSTWARLAEWVALTLVAARYSLPGQPRAWAAAAGLWAFGMLWLASVGVPTWFAHTGLRKPLGLVLVIALGATAVWLYRGTAVQGRERFMAWAAGAFMCGELVVGLGGGMQGQHSTWGNPLAHGFRVLAYALLFQGVFIAGIRRPYVQVREAQERLRDSELRLQLLGRNLPHSVLYQIVREADGTTRFVHMGDAIERLNGVTAAQVLSDMEVLHQQIVPEDLQALVAARRESFHAMASMEVVVRMRRPDGELRWMRLSASPRALEGGRVIWDGVQSDITAERQAEVAAHAHEAQMADVLRRVPGGVARIDRDLRVLYMNAQQADWLQQPVQALEGQRLPEVISPWLMARLRGPIEQAFTGQTVVFEHRSDSERGTQYWRTTIVAESAEGQSPPAVVLFAYELTDVKRIELELAEQKTHLASVVNAMPDMVFLKDVEGVYLACNPVFERFAGRPERDLLGLTDLDFVPEADAQRFRAMDRRAIAAWQPVVYEETLTFAEDGYQGQFETIKTPIRDSQGRVTGVLGVCRDITDRKRAEQEIERLAFYDALTGLPNRRLLLDRLQRSIAAGQRTKAQGALLFIDLDNFKDLNDTLGHDMGDQLLSQVAARLVGSVREADTVSRFGGDEFVVMLENLSADLHEAATQAEIVADKLLASLNEPFALDGGQHYSTPSIGITLYGEQRLTVDELLKRADLAMYQAKAAGRNTQRFFDPDMQAAVNARSNLEADLRQGLARGELMVHYQPVVDHDGKLVGAEALARWRHPQRGMISPADFIPLAEQTGLILPLGQTVLHTACSQLATWAQNPATAHLTLSVNVSARQFRQAGFVAQVLGTLKDCQADPHRLKLELTESLLLGDIEDTIERMEQLKKEGVGFALDDFGTGYSSLSYLKRLPLDQVKIDQSFVRDVLSDPNDAAIVRTILALAKSLDLEVVAEGVETAGQLGFLRLHGCEGFQGYLFGRPVPVDVFERDHDLSHPEGAQPTQSPPPGARA; encoded by the coding sequence ATGCGTTCTCTTTCTCGCCGCTCTCTTGCAGGCGCCTTTGCCTCAGATTCACCCGCTGTAACGGTGGTGCTGGTGGTGGCCGCCCTGGTGCTGTTGCTGCCGCCCCTGTCCGTGTTGCTGGGGGGCGAGGGGCATGCCCTGCACGGGGTTGAGCCTTTGATGGAACTGGCCTCGGTGCTGCTGGGGCTGCTGGTGGTTTCGGTCTCCTTGAACGTGCTGGATCCGCGCGAACAGGGCCGCTCCAACGTGCTGGTGGTGGGGTTTGGTCTGGCCGCGGTGTGCAATTTTCTGCACGGTGCCGTGGCCCACTCGCCCGAAGGGCATCTGGCAGCGGGCTCGGCCGATGTGTCGCTGTGGATGAGCACCTGGGCGCGCCTGGCAGAGTGGGTCGCGCTCACCTTGGTGGCGGCACGTTACTCCTTGCCGGGGCAGCCCCGTGCCTGGGCGGCGGCCGCGGGCCTGTGGGCGTTTGGCATGCTGTGGCTGGCTTCGGTGGGCGTGCCCACCTGGTTTGCGCACACGGGGCTGCGCAAGCCCCTGGGGCTGGTCCTGGTGATTGCGCTGGGGGCCACGGCCGTGTGGCTATACCGGGGCACTGCGGTGCAGGGACGCGAGCGATTCATGGCCTGGGCTGCGGGCGCTTTCATGTGCGGTGAGCTGGTGGTGGGCTTGGGGGGCGGCATGCAGGGCCAGCACTCCACTTGGGGCAACCCGCTGGCCCACGGCTTTCGGGTGCTGGCCTATGCGCTGCTGTTCCAGGGCGTTTTCATTGCAGGCATCCGTCGCCCTTATGTGCAGGTGCGTGAGGCGCAAGAGCGGCTGCGCGACAGTGAGTTAAGGCTGCAGCTGCTAGGGCGCAACCTGCCCCACAGCGTGCTCTACCAGATCGTGCGCGAGGCGGATGGCACCACCCGTTTTGTGCACATGGGGGATGCGATTGAGCGGCTCAATGGCGTGACGGCGGCGCAGGTGCTCAGCGACATGGAGGTGCTGCACCAACAGATCGTGCCCGAAGACCTGCAGGCGCTGGTGGCCGCGCGCCGCGAATCGTTTCACGCCATGGCATCGATGGAAGTGGTGGTGCGCATGCGCCGCCCGGACGGTGAGTTGCGCTGGATGCGGCTGAGCGCCTCGCCGCGTGCGCTGGAGGGTGGCCGGGTGATCTGGGACGGGGTGCAAAGCGACATCACCGCCGAACGCCAGGCCGAGGTGGCTGCCCATGCGCACGAGGCGCAGATGGCCGACGTGCTGCGGCGCGTGCCCGGCGGCGTGGCGCGCATCGACCGCGATCTGCGTGTGCTCTACATGAACGCGCAGCAGGCCGACTGGCTGCAGCAGCCGGTGCAGGCCCTGGAGGGGCAGCGCCTGCCCGAGGTGATTTCGCCCTGGCTCATGGCGCGATTGCGTGGGCCGATTGAGCAGGCGTTCACCGGGCAGACCGTGGTGTTTGAGCACCGGTCGGACTCCGAGAGGGGCACCCAATACTGGCGCACCACCATCGTGGCCGAATCGGCCGAGGGTCAGTCGCCCCCTGCGGTGGTGCTGTTTGCCTATGAATTGACGGATGTCAAGCGCATCGAGCTGGAGTTGGCTGAGCAAAAGACCCACCTGGCCAGCGTGGTCAACGCCATGCCCGACATGGTGTTCCTGAAAGACGTGGAGGGTGTGTACCTGGCCTGCAACCCCGTGTTTGAGCGGTTTGCGGGCCGCCCGGAGCGGGACCTCCTGGGCCTGACCGACCTGGATTTTGTGCCCGAGGCTGACGCCCAGAGGTTCCGGGCCATGGACCGCCGGGCCATTGCGGCCTGGCAGCCAGTGGTGTACGAGGAGACTTTGACCTTTGCCGAAGACGGCTACCAGGGCCAGTTTGAAACCATCAAAACCCCCATCCGCGATTCGCAAGGCCGCGTGACCGGTGTGCTGGGGGTGTGCCGAGACATCACAGACCGCAAGCGAGCAGAGCAAGAGATAGAGCGCCTGGCGTTCTACGACGCCCTGACAGGCCTGCCCAACCGGCGCCTGCTGCTGGACCGGCTGCAACGCTCCATCGCCGCAGGCCAGCGCACCAAAGCCCAAGGCGCGCTGCTGTTCATCGACCTGGATAACTTCAAAGACTTGAACGACACCCTGGGCCACGACATGGGCGACCAGCTTTTGTCGCAAGTGGCCGCGCGATTGGTGGGCAGCGTGCGCGAAGCCGACACCGTCTCACGCTTTGGGGGCGACGAATTCGTGGTCATGCTGGAAAACCTCAGCGCCGACCTGCACGAAGCCGCCACCCAGGCAGAAATCGTGGCTGACAAACTCCTGGCCAGCCTGAACGAACCCTTTGCGCTGGACGGAGGCCAACACTACAGCACCCCCAGCATCGGCATCACCCTGTACGGAGAACAACGCCTGACGGTCGACGAACTGCTCAAACGCGCAGACCTGGCCATGTACCAGGCCAAAGCCGCAGGACGCAACACCCAACGCTTCTTTGACCCCGACATGCAAGCGGCGGTGAACGCCCGCTCCAACCTGGAAGCCGACCTGCGCCAAGGCCTGGCACGGGGCGAACTCATGGTGCACTACCAACCCGTGGTGGACCACGACGGCAAACTCGTGGGAGCAGAAGCCCTGGCACGCTGGCGCCACCCCCAGCGCGGCATGATCAGCCCGGCAGACTTCATCCCCCTGGCAGAACAAACCGGCCTCATCCTGCCGCTGGGGCAAACCGTACTGCACACCGCCTGCAGCCAACTGGCCACCTGGGCGCAAAACCCGGCCACAGCGCACCTGACCCTGTCCGTGAACGTCAGCGCCCGGCAATTCAGACAAGCAGGCTTCGTGGCCCAAGTGCTGGGCACCTTGAAAGACTGCCAGGCCGACCCGCACCGACTCAAACTCGAACTCACGGAAAGCCTGCTGCTGGGAGACATAGAAGACACGATAGAGCGCATGGAGCAACTCAAGAAAGAAGGAGTGGGCTTTGCGCTGGACGACTTTGGCACGGGGTACTCGAGCTTGAGCTACCTCAAGCGGCTGCCGCTGGACCAGGTGAAGATAGACCAGAGCTTTGTGAGGGACGTGCTGAGCGACCCGAACGACGCGGCGATTGTGAGGACGATCCTGGCGCTGGCCAAGAGCCTGGACCTGGAGGTGGTGGCCGAGGGGGTGGAGACGGCGGGGCAGCTGGGGTTTTTGAGGCTGCACGGGTGCGAGGGGTTCCAGGGGTATCTGTTTGGCAGGCCTGTGCCTGTGGACGTGTTCGAGCGCGACCATGACCTGAGCCACCCTGAGGGCGCACAGCCCACGCAATCCCCACCACCCGGGGCGCGTGCATGA
- a CDS encoding aconitate hydratase produces MASSPKPATALPSAPAHHAFSYTLQRFQTASGKEGQFYSLPALAKQFPQIRRLPVSIRIVLESVLRNCDGRKVTAEHVKELAHWAPNADRKDEIPFVVSRVVLQDFTGVPLLADLAAMRSVAARLGKNPKKIEPLVPVDLVVDHSIMVDHYGKKNSLDLNMKLEFQRNRERYEFMKWGMQAFDTFGVVPPGFGIVHQVNLEYLARGVHKRKDGVYYPDTLVGTDSHTTMINGIGVVGWGVGGIEAEAAMLGQPVYFLTPDVVGFEMTGQLREGVTATDLVLTVTELLRQHKVVGKFVEFFGEGTRTLALPDRATIGNMAPEYGATMGFFPVDEKTIDYFQGTGRTKGEIEAFEAYFKAQGLFGVPLAGEVDYSQVVKLDLGSVTPSLAGPKRPQDRIELGQVSSQFADLFSKPNAQNGFNRPAELLHTRHQIHRGQDVVQEAAPKEQPAPAGAPRSLAEMESNKPALATAHADATAVMPTKGADPTVGNGDVLIAAITSCTNTSNPSVLLAAGLLAKKAVEAGLKVQPHIKTSLAPGSRIVTEYLTQTGLLPYLEKLGFALAGYGCTTCIGNAGDLTPELNEAITSNDLVCAAVLSGNRNFEARIHPNLKANFLASPPLVVAYAIAGTVLKDLMTEPVGQGKGGKDIYLGDIWPTSDEIHALLKFAMNGKAFRENYAKVASDPGKLWEKIKGVGGNAYTWPASTYIAEPPFFAQFAIEKGAASAYESSAGGKNDAKLPSVLGARVMALFGDSITTDHISPAGSIKESSPAGQWLLQHGVQKADFNSYGARRGNHDVMVRGTFANVRIKNLMIPPTADGSREEGGVTVFQNEGPLQGEKMFIFDAAMQYMAQKTPTVIFAGEEYGTGSSRDWAAKGTQLLGIKAVVARSFERIHRSNLVGMGVLPLQFKAGQSWETLGLLGSEVIDVVPDPALTPQSDAKLVIHRGDGTHQEVMVTLRIDTPIEVDYYQAGGILPFVLRQLLQP; encoded by the coding sequence ATGGCCTCATCGCCCAAGCCAGCCACAGCCTTGCCGTCTGCCCCCGCGCACCACGCGTTTTCCTACACCCTCCAGCGCTTTCAGACAGCGTCTGGCAAAGAGGGGCAGTTCTATTCCCTGCCCGCGCTGGCCAAGCAGTTCCCCCAGATCCGCCGCTTGCCCGTATCGATCCGCATCGTGCTCGAATCGGTGCTGCGCAACTGCGATGGCCGCAAGGTGACGGCCGAGCATGTCAAGGAGTTGGCCCACTGGGCGCCCAATGCAGACCGCAAGGACGAGATCCCGTTCGTGGTCTCGCGCGTGGTGCTGCAAGACTTTACCGGCGTGCCGCTGCTGGCCGACCTGGCTGCCATGCGCAGCGTGGCCGCGCGCCTGGGCAAGAACCCCAAGAAGATCGAGCCGCTGGTGCCCGTGGACCTGGTGGTGGACCACTCGATCATGGTCGACCACTACGGCAAGAAGAATTCGCTCGACCTGAACATGAAGCTCGAATTCCAGCGCAACCGCGAGCGCTACGAGTTCATGAAGTGGGGCATGCAGGCCTTTGACACCTTTGGCGTGGTGCCCCCGGGCTTTGGCATCGTGCACCAGGTGAACCTCGAATACCTGGCGCGCGGTGTGCACAAGCGCAAAGATGGCGTCTACTACCCCGACACCCTGGTGGGCACCGACAGCCACACCACCATGATCAACGGCATTGGCGTGGTGGGCTGGGGCGTGGGCGGCATTGAGGCCGAGGCCGCCATGCTGGGCCAGCCGGTGTACTTCCTCACGCCCGATGTGGTGGGCTTTGAGATGACCGGCCAGCTGCGCGAAGGCGTGACGGCCACCGACCTGGTGCTCACCGTGACCGAGCTGCTGCGCCAGCACAAGGTGGTGGGCAAGTTCGTGGAGTTCTTTGGCGAAGGCACGCGCACCCTGGCGCTGCCCGACCGCGCCACCATCGGCAACATGGCGCCCGAATACGGCGCCACCATGGGCTTCTTCCCGGTCGATGAAAAAACGATTGACTACTTCCAGGGCACGGGCCGCACCAAGGGCGAGATCGAAGCGTTTGAGGCCTACTTCAAGGCCCAAGGCCTGTTCGGTGTGCCGCTGGCGGGCGAGGTGGACTATTCGCAGGTTGTCAAACTCGACCTCGGCAGCGTCACCCCCAGTCTGGCGGGCCCCAAGCGCCCGCAGGACCGCATCGAACTGGGCCAGGTCAGCAGCCAGTTTGCCGACTTGTTCAGCAAGCCCAATGCACAAAACGGCTTTAACCGCCCGGCCGAACTGCTGCACACCCGCCACCAGATCCACCGGGGCCAGGACGTGGTGCAGGAGGCCGCTCCCAAAGAGCAACCCGCGCCCGCAGGCGCACCGCGCTCCCTGGCCGAGATGGAGAGCAACAAGCCCGCTTTGGCCACAGCCCACGCCGACGCCACGGCCGTCATGCCAACCAAAGGTGCCGACCCCACGGTGGGCAATGGTGACGTGCTGATTGCCGCCATCACCAGCTGCACCAACACCAGCAACCCCAGCGTGCTGCTGGCTGCCGGTCTGCTGGCCAAGAAGGCCGTGGAAGCAGGGCTCAAGGTGCAGCCGCACATCAAGACTTCACTGGCCCCTGGCTCACGCATCGTGACGGAATACCTCACGCAGACCGGGCTGCTGCCGTACCTGGAAAAGCTGGGCTTTGCGCTGGCGGGCTACGGCTGCACCACCTGCATCGGCAATGCGGGTGACCTCACGCCCGAGCTGAACGAGGCCATCACCAGTAACGACCTGGTCTGCGCGGCGGTGCTCTCGGGCAACCGCAATTTCGAGGCGCGCATCCACCCCAACCTCAAGGCCAATTTTTTGGCCAGCCCGCCGCTGGTGGTGGCCTATGCCATCGCGGGCACAGTGCTCAAGGACCTGATGACCGAGCCGGTGGGCCAGGGCAAGGGAGGCAAAGACATTTACCTGGGCGACATTTGGCCGACCAGCGATGAAATCCACGCCCTGCTGAAGTTTGCGATGAACGGCAAGGCCTTCCGCGAGAACTACGCCAAGGTGGCGTCCGACCCCGGCAAGCTGTGGGAAAAGATCAAGGGCGTGGGTGGCAACGCCTACACCTGGCCCGCCAGCACCTACATTGCCGAGCCACCGTTCTTTGCTCAATTTGCTATTGAAAAAGGAGCTGCTAGCGCTTATGAATCAAGCGCTGGAGGCAAAAATGATGCCAAGCTTCCCTCGGTGCTGGGTGCCCGCGTCATGGCGCTGTTTGGCGACTCCATCACCACCGACCACATCTCGCCCGCAGGCTCCATCAAGGAAAGCTCGCCCGCAGGCCAGTGGCTGCTGCAGCACGGTGTGCAAAAGGCGGACTTCAACAGCTATGGCGCGCGCCGGGGCAACCACGATGTGATGGTGCGTGGCACCTTTGCCAACGTGCGCATCAAGAACCTGATGATTCCGCCCACGGCCGATGGCTCGCGCGAAGAGGGCGGCGTGACCGTGTTCCAGAACGAGGGCCCGCTGCAAGGCGAGAAGATGTTCATCTTCGACGCCGCCATGCAGTACATGGCGCAAAAGACCCCCACCGTGATCTTTGCGGGTGAGGAATATGGCACCGGCTCCAGCCGCGACTGGGCGGCCAAGGGCACGCAGCTGCTGGGCATCAAGGCCGTGGTGGCACGCAGCTTTGAGCGCATCCATCGCTCCAACCTGGTGGGCATGGGCGTGCTGCCGCTGCAGTTCAAGGCCGGGCAGTCGTGGGAGACGCTGGGCCTCCTGGGCAGCGAAGTCATCGATGTGGTGCCAGACCCCGCGCTCACGCCGCAAAGCGATGCCAAGCTGGTGATCCACCGTGGCGATGGCACCCACCAGGAGGTGATGGTGACCTTGCGCATCGACACCCCTATTGAGGTGGATTACTACCAGGCGGGAGGCATCCTGCCTTTTGTGTTGCGGCAACTGCTGCAGCCTTGA
- a CDS encoding H-NS family nucleoid-associated regulatory protein translates to MTTYKELLKQREALEQQISEARRRELSDAVNQVRALVAEFGLTSQDVFPTGRARSASAGTKVAPKYRNPATGETWTGRGKAPKWIQNENREQFII, encoded by the coding sequence ATGACCACTTACAAAGAACTGCTGAAGCAACGTGAAGCCCTGGAGCAACAAATCAGCGAAGCCCGCCGACGCGAACTGAGCGACGCTGTGAACCAGGTCCGTGCTTTGGTGGCTGAATTTGGTTTGACTTCGCAAGACGTATTCCCCACGGGCCGCGCACGCAGCGCCAGCGCAGGTACCAAGGTCGCTCCCAAGTACCGCAATCCCGCCACCGGTGAAACCTGGACAGGCCGTGGCAAGGCGCCCAAGTGGATTCAAAACGAAAACCGTGAGCAATTCATCATTTAA